The Clostridiales bacterium FE2011 sequence CGCCGCCGGACAACAAGGCGGCGCTCCATTTGATAAGGAGAACTATGAAACGAATCATCTGTCTTCTGCTGGCAGCAGCGATACTTATCTCCATCTGCACTGCCTGGGCGGAAAAGAATGGTGAGGCTCTCATTGTGTATGAAGCTGGCGAGAGTCTAGCGAAGGAATGGTCCGAAATGCTTGGACTGGAAAATCCGCCGATCGAACTTGATTGTACAGAATCTGTCATGGAGCTGGTAAAGGGAGATTCCGCACCTGATATTTGTGGCTATGACTTTTTTGCACTCAAAGAGGCTGGAATGGTTGCAGCCTTCGAACCTACTGAACTGATGAAGGAAGAGATGGCGGCCATGCCGCAGTATCTGCAGGATGTGTTCCGGGAAAACCTGATGACAGAGGACGGCAAACTGTCAGGATATTTGAGAAATCTTGAAGTACAACCTCTGGGGTTTTATGTGCCGGATGCCTGGGCGGCATCTCCGTATCGGGAAATGACTCCGCCATCATCAATAGAGGAAATCCTGGATTTCCTGGAAATCTATCTGGATACGCCCCATGACGGTTTCTGCTTTTTTCACGACGTTACTGACGGCTGGTTTGGGGGACCGCTTTGGAATGTGATTCTCCTGATGAGATGCTGGGCCATACAGAGCAATTACGCGAAGATTCCCCTGAGATATAACAACCCGGAGTTTATCCGGCTGCTGGAGCGGACAGTGGATCTGTTAAACAGACTGCAGAAAGTGGAAAAGGGCATGAAAAACCAGAAAGGACGCCAGCTGTTTCAGGATAACATGTCTAGCCGTGGACGTACAGGCAACAACCTGGATACCATAACTTATGCCAGTCTGATTCCGTGGAGGCTCACAAAGGACCAGCCACCGCTGATTCATGTTTCGGTGGATTGTTACTGTGTACGCAGCGGCAGCCCGTATGAAGATCGTGCGGCGGAGCTGCTGGAACGTATTATTCCGGGACGGGAAGCTTATTGTTCTAAGGAATACCGACCTTTGATCTATGAATTCATTAATCCGGACAAAGTCGACGTTGAAGAATACAACAGGCTTCTCCTGAAGAAAATCGGGAAACAATATCCCTGGAAACTGGTCACACAGGAATATATCGACAGCATCTGGGACATCCATAAATACGGTATTCCGACTCTTGTCTCCGATGATAATGAAAACCGCAGCAGCCATTACAGCTATGAAGAGGAAATGGCTTTGTTCGGGAAACTCCTGAATGGTGAGGTTACCGCTGTAGATTTCGCGGCAAAATGGGATGAAATGAACGATTGGGCTGAACCGGTTCAGTGATAAAAACATGGGGAAACAAATGAAAAGACGAATTTGTGTTTTGCTATTGGCAGTTATGTTGGCACTGAGTCTGATACTCTGTACCGGTGGAATGGCTGAAGAGAAAGATTTTATTGTTACTGTGGTAAGTCTGGCTGATGCATTTGCAAAGTTTGAGAATCCGGACTTATATCCCGAGAGAGACATACATTTATCTGAACTACAGGAAGAAATCCGGTCGGGTCAGGCACCGGATTTGATCATTACGTATGGCGATATTGAAACACTGAAGGAGCTTGGTGCGATAGTTCCTTTTACTCCCAGTGAGATGCTGGTGAAAGATTTTGAAACAATGCCGCCCTTTATCCGGGAAGCAACACGAAAATATCTGATAACAAAAGACGGACAGTTCTGGGGATGTATCCGCGGCGGCCTCTGGCTCAAAACCATGCTTTTTTATGTACCCAGCGCATGGGCAGACTCCCCATTCCATGACAGAACGCCTCCGACCTCCTTTGAAGAATTCCTGGATTTCGCGGAAGTTTATCTGGATACTCCGCATGAAGGCTTCTGTCTTCTGTATAACTGGAGCAATGAGAAGCTGTGTGTGCAGAGTGAGATCCTGAGTATGCTTCTGGACAGCTGGATCATCCAGCAGCAATATGCAGGGGAACCGTACCGGTTTACCAGTGATGAGTTTATCAGCCTTCTTGATCGGACGAAGAAACTGTTTGCCAGGCTGGCAAAAGAGGAACCGCTAACTCAGAAGAAACAAAAGAAACTGCGGGAGTTATTCACTAATCCGGGAGTAACATATGACGGCGGGAAAGCAAATTACAGCCGTGAACTATATAACTGGGATCACATGATTCCTTACCGGGTTTTTGCCAACCAGCCTCCGTTGATTAATATAGAAACCGCATTTATCTCTGCTGGAAACAGCAGTGCAGATCCGGCAGAAATAACAAGGTGTATGGAGGAAAAAGTCAGAAGACGAGACAGACACTCTGGTGTTGTAGAAGCCACATACATTCATCCGGAACAGATGGATGTGGAAGTCTTGAACAAGTGGTATTATTCCTACCAAAAGGACGGAGTGTTCACTCAGCAGTGGCTTGACAGTATCCAGCGGATCCAGGGTGTTCCCTGTATGACAGATCCATATTGGATATGCGGTAAGGCTACTGCTTCTGATTGCGATTCTTTAGGCAGGGTGAACAGTCAGTTTATGACCAGCGAGAAGATGACGCCGGAGAAATATGCGGAGATCTGGGAAGGCTGGAGCCAGTGAGCTGATGTTTGAAAATCCGGGAGATGAAAATGAAAAGACGATTCTGTATTCTGCTGGCGGCAGTAATGCTGGTATTTACCCTGACATTCGGGACCAGTGTGAAGGCTGCAACGGATGATTTCCATGTGAGTGTGGTAAGCCTGAAGGAAGCATTGGCTCACATAGAGGATGCCCTGCACTGGGAGTCTATAACTTTTTCCAGGTTGCTGGACAGAGTCCGATCCGGTCAGGAGCCTGACCTGCTCATTACACAGGTGGTGTTCGGTGAGTTAGAGGCGCTCAAGGACGCCGGAGCGATTGTTCCTTTTACGCCGAATGAAACGTTGGTCAACGATCTTGAGACGATGCCGCCTTTTACCCGGGAATTGATCCGGAAATACCTGGTGACGGAGGATGGACAGTTCTGGGGATGCGCGGATTATTTCGACTTGAAAGCTATGCTTTTTTACGTGCCCGACGCGTGGGCAGACTCGCCGTTCCGGGACAGAACACCTCCGACGTCTTTCGAGGAATTCCTGGATTTCGCAGAATTTTACCTGGATACCCCGCATGAGGGCTTCTGCCTTCTGAGTGCTTGGGCAAATGAAAAATATTTTGTGGAAAAAGAGATTCTGAATATGCTGCTGCACACATGGACGATACAGCAGCAGTATGCCGGAGAACCATTCCGGTTTACAAGTGAAGAGTTTATCAGCCTTCTGGACCGGACGAAAAAGCTGCTTATCAGGCTGCAGAAGGAAGAGCCGAAGATGAACAAGAAGCAGAAAGGCCTCCGTGAACTGCTTGCCAACCCGGGAGGAGGATCCCATGGCGGCAAAACAGAGGTAAGCCGGGAATTGTATAACTGGGATCATATGATTCCTTACCGGATCTATGCCAGTCAGCCGCCGCTTGTCAATGCATGGGGTGATTGCGCTGTCTGTGTCTGTAACCCTGAGGCTGATCCGGCAGAGGTGAACCGGTATATGGAGAACCTGATCAGGCCGCGGGACTGGCCGGAGAAGCATGAGGTTCCGTATTCCGCCTATACACATCCGGAATGGATGGACGCTGATGAATGCAACGAGGAGTATTATCCCGAAGTCAAAGACGGATACATGACGCAGCAGTGGCTTGACAGTATCGGACGGATCCAGGGCGTTCCCTGCTGGATAAGCGAGTATTATTTCTGGTATGGCAGTGAGGACGAGTATGGTTGGAAGTCACATGAAATGGCGATGGAGTTTATCAAGAATACAAAAATGACTGCGAAAAAATACGCGCAGGAACTGGAAAGAATAAGCCAGTGAGGTGTAAACAACAGGATCAGGACCGGATCGCCGGTTCTGATCTTTTTTCTTGACAGATTTGGAATCACAGGATATGATATCGAACGAACGTTCGATTTAGTTTTACATACAGGAGGATACTATGCCGAAGGAAAACAAGAAGGAACTGATTATCCGGGAAGCGCTGAAGCTGTTTTCCGAAAAGGGATTCGCGGCCGTTTCCATGCGGGATCTGGCGGAGTCCGTCGGCATCAGTGTAAGCACGATCTACCATTATTACCCGAGCAAACAAGACCTGGCCCAGGATATGATTGCCCGGGCAAACGAACTGACCGCGAAAGCCCGTGACTCCTTTTTCCGAATCCTGAGCGGCACGGAGAAGGTGGAATGCGAGCCTTTTGTGCGCGCGGGAGTCATGTATGTGACAGCCTATCTGCGGCATGAGCAGATCGATCCCCTGCTGCGGATGCTGGAGAGCGAGCGCTTTCATGAACCTGCCGCGGAGGAAGCCTGGCAGAGGATGATGTTTACCGATCCGATCGCGCACGAGGCAAAGGTATTTGAACTGCTGGCCGCCCGGGGAGAGATCCGAGAAACAGACGCGGACCGGCTGGCCGGGGAGTATCACGGGATTGTCATGCTGGGCTATTTTACCGGGGATACGGACAGGATGGCCCGGGAACTGACGGCTTTTTACAACAGAGTATTTAACAGATAAGGGAGACAGGACATGAAGAAGTACAGAAGTGAAAAGAGCGGACAGGCAATCCTGGAGACCTATGACCGGATCCTGTCCACCTGGCAGTGTGAGACAAAGGAAAGAGACGTGGAGACAGAATACGGAACCACCCACGTGATCGAATGCGGGGCGGAGGATGGCCCGGCACTGGTGCTTTTCCACGGGGTGGGGGACGACTCCGCACTGATGTGGATTTACAACGCGCCTGAACTGGGAAAGCATTTCCACCTTTACGCCATTGACACGATGGGCGGCCCGGGGAAGAGTGTGCCCAACGAGAACTACAACAAGGAATTTGACGACGTGCGTTGGATCGACGGGGTGCTGGACGCGCTGGGCATCGAGAAGGCCTTTTTCGCGGGCGTATCCATGGGCGGATACCTGGTGCAGATTTATACGCTGATGCGCCCGGAACGGGTGCTGAAGACCATCAGCATTTCCGGCACTGTACCGGTAGGCGGAAAGAAGAACTCCATGGCGGCGATGATGAAGATCTTCCTGCCGGAGGCGCTGTTTCCGACGGATAAAAACGTGACGAAACTGCTCAAGAAGCTGAGCGGGGAAAACTACGCGGTCTTCACGGAAAACCGGGAGATCATGGCCCATTACAAAAGCCTGCTGAAGGGCTTCAACAACATGACCATGGGATACCACAAGCTCCATGCGTTCACCACGGAAGAGGTGGATCGGATCCGGGATAAGGTAACCTATCTGGTTGGTACGGAAGATCCGTTTGAGAAGATCGGCGGAAGGGAAGTCCTGGAGCAGAATCACATGGACGCGGTGTTCTATGAAAAAGCAGGACACGGGCTGAACCATGAGCGAGCGGAGGAGATCAACCGGAAGATGATCAGTGTTCTCCAGGGAGCGGCGGAATAACCAGTTCAGCTTTATCTATCAGCGGCACAATCCTATATCACCTGTAGGAGCGAAAACGGAAGTCGATTGTGATAAGCCGGCAATAAGCATCATGGAACCGGGAGTGTCATGACAGACCATTGGTATGATTTGTGCATGTACGATTAATACCGTTGGTAACTTCATTGAAGACGGGACTTTTATATAATTGAATTGTTTCAATCATGCAGCGACACATTATGGGCAGCCATACCAAGTGATATTCCAGAAAGCGGAGTAAGCAGCATATACTTTGGATATAACGCCGCCACAGGATACAGCATTACCAATCTGGGGAGAATTACGAGCGAATGTATTACTACAGCTTATTTTATACCGCCGGTGAATCCGGCTACGAAAAAAACGCAGGAAATCCTGACGGTGAACGGCGTGATGACCGCATGCACCGGAGAAAGATAAAAGGGGATTTTTATGAATCACAAACGACTGAACCGGGACAAATGGGGATTCCAGTACTATCCGTATTACCAGATGCGGATTGACCATGAACTGTTTCACGGAATGGTCTGCCTGATCCGGTTTACGGACGGGGAAAAGAATTACTGGGAAACGCCGAAAGCCGGCAGAGTTCAGGTGACCGGTGAAGGGATGACCTGGCTGGAGATGATCCCGGACGATACCCAGCGGATGATCACCATTATGTATTTCCCGGACGGAACTCATGACCCGGAACGGAAACAGTATCCGGTGACCGCCAATGAAAAATACCAGCCGTCCGTCTGGTACATCGATATCATCGAGGGGATCGAGCCGGGTGAAGACGGCGTCGCGGTGTTCATCGACAAGTACCTGGACGTGATCCTGACGCCGGAAGGCGATGTGAAGGTGGACGACCGGGATGAGTTGGACGCGGCGTACGCTTCCGGAGACCTGACCAAAGCGCAGTACGAGGCGGCCCTGGCAGAGGGTGAAGCTATCCTGCGGGCATATGGCGACGATATCCGTGGACTGGACGCATGGTGTGCGGCGGTGCGGCAGCTGGCGGAGGACCGGGTTGCGGCAGGGGAGCCCATTACCATGTGCCGGGAAGTCCGGGAGTGGAGAAAGAAGCAGGGAGAATCCTGATACAGAAAGGCTGGAACCGGTATGAATCAGACAGAGAAGGCGCTGGCTCTCGCAAAAAGCGATAGGCTGAACTGCATTGCGGAACTGGATGAAACCGCGTTGGAACAGGCAAAAGCACAGGAAGCGGACAAAGAGGGAAAGCCGCTGGCCGGAGTACCCGTACTGGTGAAAGATAATATTGATGTGAAAGGCCTGCATACCACGGCGGGCAGTTTGGCGCTGGCGGACAATATTGCCCTGGAGGACGCGCCGGTGATCCGGAACCTGCGCAGGAACGGTGCGGTGATCCTGGGGAAAACGAACATGACGGAGTTCGCCAATTTCACAACCGAGGGTATGCCGGGCGGGTACAGCTCCCGGGGCGGACAGGTGATTCACGCGGTGAATCCGAAGCTTTCGCCAACTGGTTCTTCCTCCGGATCGGCGGTAGCGGTTGCGGCAGGAATTGTACCGATGGCTGTGGGAACGGATACCTCCCACTCCGTGACCGCCTGCGCGATGTTCAACGGCATCTGCGGGCTGAAACCGCCGGTGGGCACACTGTCGGCGGAAGGAATTGTTCCCATTGCGCGGACGCTGGACAGCGCAGGAGCCATGGCACGAAACCTGACCGACGCGCTGAAACTGTATTCAGCCATGCGGGAGGAACCACTGCTGGAACTGAAGCCCCTCAAACTGGACGAGCTTCGCATTGCGATGAACCTGGCCAACAGGGAGCATCTTCAGTGCCAGGAACGCTTTCTGAACAGCTTGCTGAAGAATCTGAAAGCAGGCGGAGCCGTGACCGGTGAGGTGGACCAGGGAGCGGCGCCTGAAATGGTGACGATCATGAAGTGCGAATTCCGGCCGATGCTGGAAGACTACCTGGCTAAATCCACAGCCGGACGGAAAACCCTGGCGGAGATCGTGGCGTATTATGAAGCCAATCCGGATACCATGATGAAGTACGGGGACACTCTCCTGCGGGCAGCACTGGATGAAATGCCCGGCGGGCTTCAGGAGAAACCCTATCTGGACGCCCTGGAAGTTCGCAAGGAAACCATTGCGAGGGTCACGGCGGAGATTGAGGATTATGACGCTGTCCTGATGACGGGACCGACAAGCATCATGCATTTCTGCGGTCTGCCGACGGTTACGGTGGCAGGAAAAATGAAAAACCCGGACGGCGTGAATGAGGCAGTGATCCTGTACGGAAAGGATGAATACAGGCTGTATGAAGCCGCCCTGGCGATTGAACAGGTGATGCTGAAAATGTGAAGGGCATTCGGGAAATTCCGGGCTTCTGAGGCCGGTAATTTCGGGTTGACAAGGGGAAAGACTTCTGGTGTAATAAGATTAATCTTTGAAAGGCAGGTGAGTGACATGGTTTACCAGGCATACCGGATTGAGAACTTCTGTCATTCACCGAAAGCCGCCTGAAGCAGTCAGCGGGCACAGGTTGATACGGAAAGTACAGTGTTCTCGATTTCGGGAACACTTTTTTGTTTGACTGCGGAAGGAGCATAAAGCAGATGACATTTGAATCAGTGAGGAATAATCCGGAGCTCTGTGAACAGGTGAAGGCCTACTGCCGGGAAAAGTGGGAAAAGGTCAGCGGCGTCTTCGCCCGGACGGCGGACAGGAGCGTCAGCGCGGAACAGTTTCCCCAGACGTGGGTGATGCTGGTGACGAGTCCGGAAGGGACCCGGGTGACCGGGTTTTACCAGCTGGAAGAAAAAGACCGGCTGACCATCCATACAGAGCTGACGCCTTTCATCACCACGCTGTTTGTGGATCCCGGGATGCGCGGCGGAAAAGGGTTCGGGGAGATGATCCTGAACCACGCACGGGGCGTGCTGGGCAGCATGGGATATGACACCGCCTACCTCTGCACGGATCACATCGGATACTATGAACAGTACGGCTTTGAGGAGATCGGGCTGGATCTTACCGATTACGGGCAGCCGACAAAGGTGTATATTACGGATACGCTGGGCGATTTCCGGTATGAGATTTTTGACCGGAAGCACCCGATGCCGGATCATACGCGGCTGGCGGTTTACGGGCTGCAGCACGAGGTGCAGGAGAACCCGGCTTTCCTGCTGTGGTTCCTGAAGAACGCATCAGTGACCGGACAGTATCCGAAGTTTTTCACGGTGACAGCCTTCCGGGGAGAACGGGTGGCCGGCGCGGTGAACGCCATGCGCAGCCCGGAAGATTCGCGGAGCTGGTACATCGGGGATCTGATCGTGGCGGAAGACTGCCGCGGACAGGGGATCGCGGATAAGATGATCCGAAAGGTGCTGACCCGGATCGGCCGGTGCGCCGCGGGCGGGGAAACGGTCTGCTCCTATATCGAAAAGGACAATGAGGCTTCCAGGAACTTGCATCGGAAGCTTGGCTTTGAGGACACCGGGGAACTGAAACCCTTTGGGGAACTGTGCTTCGGGGAAAACATGACCACCTGGATCCGGGAAATATAACATGGGGAAAAGAAGTGGGCTGCCTCTGGATGAGGCAGCCCGTTTTATGAATAGGATGGAGATCCCTGTCAGCCATTATTTCTTAGCGATGATATAAGGAATGCCGTTGTCTTTGCAGTACTTGTGGGCATAGGAACCGAGGGTG is a genomic window containing:
- a CDS encoding DUF402 domain-containing protein, with amino-acid sequence MNHKRLNRDKWGFQYYPYYQMRIDHELFHGMVCLIRFTDGEKNYWETPKAGRVQVTGEGMTWLEMIPDDTQRMITIMYFPDGTHDPERKQYPVTANEKYQPSVWYIDIIEGIEPGEDGVAVFIDKYLDVILTPEGDVKVDDRDELDAAYASGDLTKAQYEAALAEGEAILRAYGDDIRGLDAWCAAVRQLAEDRVAAGEPITMCREVREWRKKQGES
- a CDS encoding TetR/AcrR family transcriptional regulator — translated: MPKENKKELIIREALKLFSEKGFAAVSMRDLAESVGISVSTIYHYYPSKQDLAQDMIARANELTAKARDSFFRILSGTEKVECEPFVRAGVMYVTAYLRHEQIDPLLRMLESERFHEPAAEEAWQRMMFTDPIAHEAKVFELLAARGEIRETDADRLAGEYHGIVMLGYFTGDTDRMARELTAFYNRVFNR
- a CDS encoding GNAT family N-acetyltransferase: MTFESVRNNPELCEQVKAYCREKWEKVSGVFARTADRSVSAEQFPQTWVMLVTSPEGTRVTGFYQLEEKDRLTIHTELTPFITTLFVDPGMRGGKGFGEMILNHARGVLGSMGYDTAYLCTDHIGYYEQYGFEEIGLDLTDYGQPTKVYITDTLGDFRYEIFDRKHPMPDHTRLAVYGLQHEVQENPAFLLWFLKNASVTGQYPKFFTVTAFRGERVAGAVNAMRSPEDSRSWYIGDLIVAEDCRGQGIADKMIRKVLTRIGRCAAGGETVCSYIEKDNEASRNLHRKLGFEDTGELKPFGELCFGENMTTWIREI
- a CDS encoding alpha/beta hydrolase, whose protein sequence is MKKYRSEKSGQAILETYDRILSTWQCETKERDVETEYGTTHVIECGAEDGPALVLFHGVGDDSALMWIYNAPELGKHFHLYAIDTMGGPGKSVPNENYNKEFDDVRWIDGVLDALGIEKAFFAGVSMGGYLVQIYTLMRPERVLKTISISGTVPVGGKKNSMAAMMKIFLPEALFPTDKNVTKLLKKLSGENYAVFTENREIMAHYKSLLKGFNNMTMGYHKLHAFTTEEVDRIRDKVTYLVGTEDPFEKIGGREVLEQNHMDAVFYEKAGHGLNHERAEEINRKMISVLQGAAE
- a CDS encoding amidase, which translates into the protein MNQTEKALALAKSDRLNCIAELDETALEQAKAQEADKEGKPLAGVPVLVKDNIDVKGLHTTAGSLALADNIALEDAPVIRNLRRNGAVILGKTNMTEFANFTTEGMPGGYSSRGGQVIHAVNPKLSPTGSSSGSAVAVAAGIVPMAVGTDTSHSVTACAMFNGICGLKPPVGTLSAEGIVPIARTLDSAGAMARNLTDALKLYSAMREEPLLELKPLKLDELRIAMNLANREHLQCQERFLNSLLKNLKAGGAVTGEVDQGAAPEMVTIMKCEFRPMLEDYLAKSTAGRKTLAEIVAYYEANPDTMMKYGDTLLRAALDEMPGGLQEKPYLDALEVRKETIARVTAEIEDYDAVLMTGPTSIMHFCGLPTVTVAGKMKNPDGVNEAVILYGKDEYRLYEAALAIEQVMLKM